From a region of the Streptomyces sp. B21-083 genome:
- the ahcY gene encoding adenosylhomocysteinase — translation MTTVDNRQDFKVADLSLAEFGRKEITLAEHEMPGLMSIRREFAATQPLAGARIMGSLHMTVQTAVLIETLVALGAEVRWVSCNIFSTQDHAAAAIAVGPNGTPENPQGIPVFAWKGETLEEYWWCTEQALTWPNTPTGGPNMILDDGGDATMLVHKGVEYEKAGKVPSADTAESDEHRVVLELLDRTITEGSQKWTQVASEIRGVTEETTTGVHRLYEMQRDGALLFPAINVNDAVTKSKFDNKYGCRHSLIDGINRATDVLIGGKTAVVFGYGDVGKGCAESLRGQGARVIVTEIDPICALQAAMDGYQVATLDDVVDKADIFITTTGNKDIIMASDMAKMKHQAIVGNIGHFDNEIDMAGLAKIPGIVKDEVKPQVHTWKFPDGKVLIVLSEGRLLNLGNATGHPSFVMSNSFADQTLAQIELFTKPDEYPTDVYVLPKHLDEKVARLHLDALGVKLTTLRPEQASYIGVEVEGPYKPDHYRY, via the coding sequence ATGACGACTGTCGACAACCGACAGGACTTCAAGGTCGCCGATCTCTCCCTGGCCGAGTTCGGCCGCAAGGAGATCACCCTCGCCGAGCACGAGATGCCCGGCCTGATGTCGATCCGCCGGGAGTTCGCCGCCACCCAGCCGCTGGCCGGCGCCCGCATCATGGGCTCACTGCACATGACCGTGCAGACCGCCGTCCTGATCGAGACCCTGGTCGCCCTGGGCGCCGAGGTCCGCTGGGTGTCCTGCAACATCTTCTCGACCCAGGACCACGCGGCCGCCGCCATCGCGGTAGGCCCGAACGGAACGCCCGAGAACCCGCAGGGCATCCCGGTCTTCGCCTGGAAGGGCGAGACCCTGGAAGAGTACTGGTGGTGCACGGAGCAGGCCCTGACCTGGCCGAACACCCCCACCGGCGGACCGAACATGATCCTGGACGACGGCGGCGACGCCACCATGCTCGTCCACAAGGGCGTCGAGTACGAGAAGGCCGGCAAGGTCCCCTCGGCCGACACCGCCGAGTCCGACGAGCACCGCGTCGTCCTCGAACTCCTCGACCGCACCATCACCGAGGGTTCGCAGAAGTGGACCCAGGTCGCCTCGGAGATCCGCGGCGTGACCGAGGAGACCACGACCGGCGTTCACCGTCTGTACGAGATGCAGCGCGACGGCGCCCTCCTGTTCCCGGCGATCAACGTCAACGACGCCGTCACCAAGTCGAAGTTCGACAACAAGTACGGCTGCCGCCACTCCCTGATCGACGGCATCAACCGCGCCACCGACGTCCTCATCGGCGGCAAGACCGCGGTCGTCTTCGGCTACGGAGACGTGGGCAAGGGCTGCGCCGAGTCCCTGCGCGGACAGGGCGCCCGCGTCATCGTCACCGAGATCGACCCGATCTGCGCGCTCCAGGCGGCGATGGACGGCTACCAGGTCGCGACCCTCGACGACGTCGTCGACAAGGCCGACATCTTCATCACCACGACCGGCAACAAGGACATCATCATGGCCTCGGACATGGCCAAGATGAAGCACCAGGCGATCGTCGGCAACATCGGCCACTTCGACAACGAGATCGACATGGCCGGCCTGGCCAAGATCCCGGGCATCGTCAAGGACGAGGTCAAGCCGCAGGTCCACACCTGGAAGTTCCCCGACGGCAAGGTCCTCATCGTGCTGTCGGAGGGCCGCCTGCTGAACCTGGGCAACGCCACCGGTCACCCGTCGTTCGTGATGTCCAACTCCTTCGCGGACCAGACCCTGGCCCAGATCGAGCTGTTCACCAAGCCCGACGAGTACCCGACCGACGTCTACGTGCTGCCCAAGCACCTCGACGAGAAGGTCGCCCGTCTCCACCTCGACGCGCTCGGCGTGAAGCTGACGACGCTCCGCCCGGAGCAGGCCTCGTACATCGGGGTCGAGGTCGAGGGCCCGTA
- a CDS encoding cation diffusion facilitator family transporter produces MSASGGTRAIVAALGANLAIAAAKFVAFLFSGSSSMLAESVHSLADSGNQGLLLLGGKKSQREATPQHPFGYGRERYIYAFLVSIVLFSVGGMFAIYEGYEKIKHPHDIEHWYWPVGVLVFAIIAEGFSFRTAIKESNPLRGKESWKDFVRHAKAPELPVVLLEDLGALVGLVLALGGVGLALATGDGVWDGIGTLCIGILLILIALVLAVETKSLLLGEAAGPEAVMKIEKAIVDGDTVTGIIHMRTLHLGPEELLVAAKIAVQHDDTAAEVATAINAAESRIRAAVPIARVIYLEPDIYSDKDAAHGPDREATPGGPAQPAAH; encoded by the coding sequence ATGAGCGCGTCAGGCGGCACCAGGGCGATCGTGGCGGCACTCGGCGCCAACCTCGCGATCGCGGCAGCGAAGTTCGTGGCGTTCCTCTTCAGCGGTTCGTCGTCGATGCTCGCCGAGTCCGTGCACTCGCTCGCCGACTCGGGCAACCAGGGACTGCTCCTCCTCGGTGGCAAGAAGTCCCAGCGCGAGGCAACCCCCCAACACCCGTTCGGCTACGGCCGCGAGCGGTACATCTACGCCTTTCTCGTCTCCATCGTGCTCTTCTCGGTCGGCGGCATGTTCGCGATCTACGAGGGCTACGAGAAGATCAAGCACCCGCACGACATCGAGCACTGGTACTGGCCCGTGGGCGTCCTCGTCTTCGCGATCATCGCCGAGGGCTTCTCCTTCCGTACGGCCATCAAGGAGTCCAACCCGCTGCGCGGCAAAGAGTCCTGGAAGGACTTCGTCCGCCATGCCAAGGCCCCTGAACTGCCCGTCGTCCTCCTGGAGGACCTCGGCGCGCTCGTCGGCCTGGTCCTGGCCCTCGGCGGCGTCGGCCTCGCCCTCGCCACCGGCGACGGCGTCTGGGACGGCATCGGCACTCTCTGTATCGGCATCCTGCTCATCCTGATCGCCCTGGTGCTGGCCGTGGAGACCAAGTCCCTGCTGCTGGGCGAGGCCGCGGGCCCGGAAGCGGTCATGAAGATCGAGAAGGCGATCGTCGACGGCGACACCGTCACCGGCATCATCCACATGCGCACGCTCCACCTCGGCCCCGAGGAACTCCTGGTCGCCGCCAAGATCGCCGTCCAGCACGACGACACCGCCGCAGAGGTGGCCACCGCGATCAACGCCGCCGAGTCCCGTATCCGCGCCGCCGTCCCGATCGCCCGCGTCATCTACCTGGAACCGGACATCTACAGCGACAAGGACGCCGCCCACGGTCCCGACCGCGAGGCCACCCCGGGCGGCCCGGCCCAGCCCGCCGCCCACTGA
- the manA gene encoding mannose-6-phosphate isomerase, class I, which yields MDRLDNTIRPYAWGSTTAIAELLGIEPTGEPQAEMWMGAHPGAPSRTGRGTLVEVIDADPQGELGAAAVAKFGPRLPFLLKILAAGAPLSLQVHPNLAQAKEGYEDEETRGIPVDAGHRNYKDANHKPELICALTEFDGLCGFRDPSQTADLMAGLEVDSLKPYVDLLRAHPEEAALREVLTAVLSADREDMARTVTEAATACARLGGDYAPYADIAQHYPGDPGVIAAMLLNRVRLQPGEALFLGAGIPHAYLNGLGVEIMANSDNVLRCGLTPKHVDVPELLRVVRFEASGPGVLRPEASADGEEVYETPIDEFRLSRLVLPQSAPARDLTLPTPQILLCTAGSVRTGDIELAPGQSVFVPANEKAEVSGSGTVFRATVVV from the coding sequence ATGGACCGCCTCGACAACACCATCCGCCCCTACGCCTGGGGTTCCACCACCGCCATCGCGGAGCTCCTCGGCATCGAGCCGACCGGTGAACCGCAGGCGGAGATGTGGATGGGCGCCCACCCCGGCGCCCCCTCGCGCACCGGACGCGGCACGCTCGTCGAGGTCATCGACGCGGACCCGCAGGGCGAACTCGGCGCGGCGGCCGTCGCCAAGTTCGGCCCCCGCCTCCCCTTCCTCCTCAAGATCCTCGCGGCCGGCGCCCCCCTCTCCCTCCAGGTGCACCCCAACCTCGCCCAGGCGAAGGAGGGTTACGAGGACGAGGAGACCCGCGGGATCCCGGTCGACGCCGGGCACCGCAACTACAAGGACGCCAACCACAAGCCCGAACTGATCTGCGCCCTCACCGAGTTCGACGGCCTGTGCGGCTTCCGCGACCCCTCGCAGACCGCCGACCTCATGGCGGGCCTGGAAGTCGACTCCCTCAAGCCGTACGTCGACCTGCTGCGCGCCCACCCCGAGGAGGCGGCGCTGCGCGAGGTCCTGACGGCCGTACTCAGCGCCGACCGCGAGGACATGGCCCGCACGGTCACCGAGGCCGCGACCGCCTGCGCCCGCCTCGGCGGCGACTACGCCCCCTACGCGGACATCGCCCAGCACTACCCCGGCGACCCCGGCGTCATCGCCGCCATGCTCCTCAACCGCGTCCGACTCCAGCCGGGCGAGGCGCTGTTCCTGGGCGCCGGCATCCCGCACGCCTACCTCAACGGCCTCGGCGTCGAGATCATGGCCAACTCCGACAACGTCCTGCGCTGCGGCCTGACTCCCAAGCACGTCGACGTCCCCGAACTTCTGCGCGTCGTCCGCTTCGAGGCGAGCGGCCCCGGCGTACTGCGCCCGGAGGCCTCCGCCGACGGCGAGGAGGTCTACGAGACCCCCATCGACGAGTTCCGCCTCTCCCGCCTCGTCCTCCCGCAGAGCGCGCCCGCCCGCGACCTCACCCTCCCGACCCCGCAGATCCTGCTCTGCACGGCCGGCTCCGTCCGTACCGGAGACATCGAACTCGCCCCCGGCCAGTCCGTCTTCGTACCGGCGAACGAAAAGGCAGAGGTCTCCGGCTCCGGAACGGTGTTCCGGGCGACAGTCGTCGTCTGA
- a CDS encoding SIS domain-containing protein, translating into MLDESLLDAPEALADADRRGLLRGAAEAGARVRTAARHAAEAGINDLKPDGRPRAVLIAGPGAAATCVADLLGTLAGAASPVTRLAPTGVAPAAGALRWELPGWAGSVDLLLIATPDGTEPGLSLLAEQAYRRGCTVVAVAPDATPLTETVQGAAHGLFVRMATAPYDQQEADQPPAASAPGVLWALLIPLLALLDRTGLLAAPPEALEKVADRLDHIAERCGPTVATYSNPAKTLAVELADMLPVIWTEGTSAGPAGRRFAAALAELAGRPALAAELPEALAAHGALLASRLVAGADPDDFFRDRVNEAPALHARVVLLRDRPTGGLSAAPAARELAIGHDTAISELEPEEGAELETLAELIATTDFAAVYLALTAGT; encoded by the coding sequence ATGCTCGACGAATCGCTGCTCGACGCCCCCGAGGCGTTGGCGGACGCAGACCGTCGCGGCCTCCTGCGCGGTGCGGCCGAAGCGGGCGCCCGCGTCCGCACCGCCGCCCGCCACGCGGCGGAGGCGGGTATCAACGACCTGAAACCGGACGGCCGCCCCCGCGCCGTCCTGATCGCAGGTCCCGGCGCCGCCGCGACCTGCGTCGCCGACCTCCTCGGCACCCTCGCGGGCGCGGCCAGCCCCGTCACCCGTCTGGCCCCCACCGGCGTAGCCCCCGCGGCAGGCGCCCTGCGCTGGGAGCTGCCGGGCTGGGCCGGCTCCGTGGACCTGCTCCTGATCGCGACCCCCGACGGCACCGAACCGGGCCTGTCCCTGCTCGCCGAGCAGGCCTATCGCCGCGGCTGCACGGTCGTCGCCGTGGCCCCCGACGCCACCCCGCTCACCGAGACGGTGCAGGGCGCGGCCCATGGCCTGTTCGTACGGATGGCGACCGCCCCCTACGACCAGCAGGAGGCGGACCAGCCGCCCGCCGCGTCCGCCCCCGGCGTCCTGTGGGCGCTGCTCATCCCGCTGCTCGCCCTCCTCGACCGCACCGGCCTCCTCGCCGCCCCGCCGGAGGCGCTGGAGAAGGTCGCCGACCGCCTCGACCACATCGCCGAACGATGCGGCCCGACCGTCGCGACGTACAGCAATCCGGCCAAGACGCTCGCCGTCGAACTCGCGGACATGCTCCCGGTGATCTGGACGGAGGGGACGTCGGCCGGGCCCGCGGGCCGCCGGTTCGCCGCCGCCCTCGCCGAACTCGCCGGTCGCCCCGCACTCGCCGCCGAACTCCCCGAGGCGCTCGCCGCCCACGGTGCTCTGCTGGCGAGCCGGCTCGTCGCCGGCGCGGACCCCGACGACTTCTTCCGCGACCGCGTGAACGAGGCACCCGCCCTGCACGCGCGCGTGGTCCTGCTCCGCGACCGCCCGACCGGCGGCCTCAGCGCCGCCCCGGCCGCCCGCGAACTCGCCATCGGCCACGACACGGCGATCAGCGAGCTCGAACCGGAGGAGGGCGCCGAACTGGAGACCCTGGCGGAGCTGATCGCCACCACGGACTTCGCGGCGGTGTACCTCGCGCTGACCGCCGGCACCTGA
- a CDS encoding Trm112 family protein: MPLEAGLLEILACPACHAPLKEQDTELICTGQDCGLAYPVRDGIPVLLVDEARRPA, encoded by the coding sequence ATGCCGCTCGAAGCCGGCCTCCTGGAGATCCTCGCCTGCCCGGCCTGTCACGCTCCCCTCAAGGAGCAGGACACCGAGCTGATCTGCACCGGCCAGGACTGCGGTCTGGCGTACCCCGTCCGGGACGGAATCCCCGTACTGCTCGTCGACGAGGCCCGCCGCCCCGCATAA
- a CDS encoding phosphomannomutase/phosphoglucomutase, whose protein sequence is MSADLSQLVKAYDVRGVVPDQWDEPLAELFGAAFVQVTGADAIVTGHDMRPSSPGLSRAFARGAAARGVDVTEIGLCSTDQLYYASGALDLPGAMFTASHNPAQYNGIKMCRAGAAPVGQDTGLTDIRELVESWLDAGTPEPEPVTPGTITRRDTLEEYAAHLRSLVDLTSVRPLKVVVDAGNGMGGHTVPTVFAGLPLTVVPMYFELDGTFPNHEANPLDPANLVDLQKRAREENADLGIAFDGDADRCFVVDEHGDPVSPSAITALVASRELARNGGSGTVIHNLITSWSVPEVVREQGGTPVRTRVGHSFIKAEMARTGAIFGGEHSAHYYFKDFWNADTGMLAALHVLAALGGQDGPLSAIVAQYDRYTGSGEINSTVADQTGRLAAIKAAYEGQEGVELDELDGLTVAATDWWFNVRPSNTEPLLRLNAEARDEETMAKVRDEVLGIIRG, encoded by the coding sequence GTGTCTGCAGATCTGTCGCAGCTCGTGAAGGCGTACGACGTACGTGGTGTGGTCCCGGACCAGTGGGACGAGCCGCTGGCGGAACTGTTCGGCGCCGCCTTCGTCCAGGTGACCGGGGCGGACGCGATCGTGACCGGACACGACATGCGGCCCTCGTCGCCCGGCCTGTCGAGGGCCTTCGCGCGCGGGGCGGCGGCACGCGGCGTCGACGTGACCGAGATCGGACTGTGCTCCACGGACCAGCTCTACTACGCGTCGGGCGCGCTCGACCTGCCCGGCGCCATGTTCACCGCCTCGCACAACCCGGCCCAGTACAACGGCATCAAGATGTGCCGGGCGGGCGCCGCGCCGGTCGGTCAGGACACAGGCCTCACCGACATCCGTGAACTGGTCGAATCCTGGCTGGACGCTGGCACACCGGAACCTGAACCCGTGACCCCGGGGACGATCACGCGGCGGGACACGTTGGAGGAGTACGCGGCACACCTCCGCTCGCTCGTCGACCTGACCTCCGTCCGCCCCCTGAAGGTCGTCGTCGACGCGGGCAACGGCATGGGCGGGCACACGGTCCCGACGGTCTTCGCCGGCCTGCCCCTCACCGTCGTCCCCATGTACTTCGAACTGGACGGCACCTTCCCGAACCACGAGGCCAACCCACTCGACCCGGCGAACCTCGTGGACCTCCAGAAGCGCGCCCGCGAGGAGAACGCCGACCTCGGCATCGCGTTCGACGGCGACGCGGACCGCTGTTTCGTGGTCGACGAACACGGTGACCCGGTCTCGCCGTCGGCGATCACGGCCCTGGTGGCCTCACGTGAACTCGCCCGCAACGGCGGTTCCGGCACGGTCATCCACAACCTGATCACGTCCTGGTCGGTCCCGGAGGTCGTCCGCGAACAGGGCGGCACACCGGTACGCACGCGCGTGGGCCACTCCTTCATCAAGGCGGAGATGGCCCGCACGGGCGCGATCTTCGGCGGCGAGCACTCCGCGCACTACTACTTCAAGGACTTCTGGAACGCCGACACGGGCATGCTGGCCGCCCTGCACGTCCTCGCCGCGCTCGGCGGCCAGGACGGCCCCCTGTCGGCCATCGTCGCCCAGTACGACCGGTACACCGGCTCCGGCGAGATCAACTCCACGGTGGCCGACCAGACAGGCCGCCTGGCCGCGATCAAGGCGGCGTACGAGGGCCAGGAGGGCGTCGAACTCGACGAACTGGACGGCCTGACGGTCGCGGCCACCGACTGGTGGTTCAACGTCCGCCCGTCCAACACCGAGCCCCTGCTCCGCCTGAACGCGGAGGCACGCGACGAGGAAACGATGGCGAAGGTACGGGACGAGGTACTGGGCATCATCAGAGGATGA
- a CDS encoding DUF3499 domain-containing protein, protein MGSRRGPLKSAVPSNVVSPVRRCSRTACGRPAVATLTYVYADSTAVLGPLATYAEPHCYDLCAEHSARLTAPRGWEVVRLLDASAPARPSGDDLEALANAVREAARPPERATDAGGRARTADPREVARRGHLRVLRSPDN, encoded by the coding sequence CTGGGGAGTCGTCGCGGCCCGCTCAAGAGTGCGGTACCGTCCAACGTCGTGAGCCCTGTACGTCGCTGTTCGCGCACCGCTTGCGGCCGTCCGGCCGTCGCGACGCTGACGTACGTCTACGCCGACTCGACCGCGGTCCTCGGCCCCCTCGCGACCTACGCCGAACCCCACTGCTACGACCTGTGCGCCGAGCACTCCGCACGCCTCACCGCGCCACGCGGCTGGGAGGTCGTCCGGCTCCTCGACGCCTCCGCTCCCGCGCGGCCCAGCGGAGACGACCTGGAAGCGCTTGCCAACGCGGTCCGTGAAGCGGCCCGTCCGCCGGAGCGGGCGACCGACGCCGGCGGCAGGGCACGCACCGCGGACCCGCGCGAGGTCGCACGCCGCGGACACCTGAGAGTCCTGCGCTCGCCGGACAACTGA
- a CDS encoding metallopeptidase family protein, translating to MDNPVPPRAAGPGPRRRDRHGRGMRGPVAPPQVPLSASRAEAFADLVQDSVERLERRWPQLADFDFLVLEVPQLEGPPEAWAEETVPLGGTIPAREGHPARVVIYRRPVEIRTKGRDERAALVHEVVVEQVAELLGLTPDTVDPRYGEE from the coding sequence ATGGACAACCCCGTACCGCCCCGCGCCGCAGGCCCCGGGCCCCGCCGCCGTGATCGCCACGGCCGTGGCATGCGCGGCCCCGTGGCGCCGCCGCAGGTTCCGCTCTCCGCGAGCCGCGCCGAGGCGTTCGCGGATCTGGTGCAGGACTCCGTGGAGCGGTTGGAGCGCCGGTGGCCACAGCTCGCTGACTTCGACTTCCTGGTTCTCGAAGTGCCCCAGCTCGAAGGCCCGCCTGAGGCCTGGGCCGAGGAGACGGTCCCCCTGGGGGGCACGATTCCCGCCCGTGAGGGGCACCCCGCGCGCGTGGTGATCTATCGCCGCCCGGTCGAGATCCGGACCAAGGGCCGCGACGAACGCGCGGCCCTGGTCCACGAGGTCGTGGTCGAGCAGGTCGCCGAGCTGCTGGGACTCACCCCGGACACCGTGGACCCGCGCTACGGCGAGGAATGA